The following proteins come from a genomic window of Anopheles ziemanni chromosome 3, idAnoZiCoDA_A2_x.2, whole genome shotgun sequence:
- the LOC131284843 gene encoding uncharacterized protein LOC131284843 has product MSSDKNVIDESMDDGFPSNFLSTFSDKMDSELQLENAQIRTAQIAQERLKKFNEAWNIPPSTSSEIPSTSTNTIRQTPEASSTTASEKKEPKQPLVLPAQTTDPTALTSAQSLLGSPSSLEIIEDTPHPSTSSGRRLNSNNRGTNAGGRRRSVSDEDENDDYENENQQRRTGHSRRTRPCYIGRSRSPPESRRPRRRRSRTRSRHRSRSPRRARSRSWSRESRSSRSSEREGRSRGSNRRGRYIDQPAVHEAVAPYMMAIMQMVAGGCNLPMQPVLPGQMANPFWQASSASQIPPATVNQPPPSTSSSSDPRLLSNVINSNQIPTPSNDGGKEHYDGTTELFLEGRMRFGQYLREKPSNSGLRNINPKVCERVKEAISILERQETKEQTGKFFFVPPSYYSTKRRMETRSPLICNDHNVLFGLTSNLREAKLCEPFSNVNGKLKSLIAKLGLDEGVVSQQLEKCAHAKNTNNNLGDASGSSRIEAISTLPPKPGSTRVRHVIERGVQTEGYACSDCVERTRKTFVATGSQTMIVVKCKTDAASQTPSQLGQNPFVPKITLENLTTSQIETIEAIVQFIRTRHVTGPVDAVQHALSKDSTARTVMGPTLFQSAQSVMSMMTENPRHAMPPQPPPSSSSTPSYACSAGRYIVSFQQHVQTSRPTVNNNMQQPQIPPPVPPTTHGGRYFQPYNNSLPFQPACYPEQPLSKKAKKRLNNKNR; this is encoded by the exons ATGAGTTCGGACAAAAATGTTATTGACGAAAGTATGGACGATGGGTTTCCATCGAATTTCCTCAGCACGTTCTCTGATAAAATGGATTCAGAATTACAATTGGAGAATGCACAAATTAGGACCGCACAAATTGCACAGGAAAGGctaaaaaaattcaacgaagCATGGAACATTCCTCCATCGACTAGCTCGGAAATACCttccaccagcaccaacaccatTCGTCAAACGCCGGAGGCTTCTTCAACGACGGCATCGGAGAAAAAGGAACCAAAACAACCTTTGGTGTTACCGGCACAAACAACTGATCCCACGGCCTTAACCTCTGCTCAAAGTTTGCTTGGATCACCGTCATCTTTGGAAATTATTGAAGACACACCACACCCTTCTACGTCGAGCGGTAGGAGATTGAACTCGAACAATCGGGGCACAAATGCCGGCGGCAGACGTCGGTCCGTTTCAGATGAGGACGAAAACGATGACtacgaaaatgaaaaccagCAGAGACGAACTGGTCATTCCCGGCGAACCCGGCCGTGCTACATTGGCCGCAGTCGTAGCCCGCCGGAATCTCGTAGACCTCGCAGACGGCGGTCGCGTACACGAAGCCGCCATCGTAGCCGCTCCCCACGCCGTGCACGCAGCCGTTCCTGGTCTCGGGAATCTCGCTCTTCTCGCTCCAGCGAACGCGAGGGACGATCCAGAGGTTCTAATCGTCGTGGCCGTTACATCGACCAACCGGCGGTACATGAAGCCGTCGCACCATACATGATGGCGATAATGCAAATGGTGGCTGGCGGATGCAACCTTCCGATGCAACCAGTTTTACCTGGCCAAATGGCTAACCCTTTTTGGCAAGCTTCATCGGCAAGCCAGATACCACCAGCAACGGTGAATCAACCGCCACCTTCGACATCATCATCCAGTGATCCCCGTTTATTGTCAAATGTTATTAACTCAAACCAAATCCCAACGCCATCGAATGACGGGGGAAAAGAACACTACGATGGTACCACGGAG CTTTTTCTGGAAGGTAGAATGCGCTTTGGACAATACCTACGTGAGAAACCATCGAATAGCGGTCTCCGTAATATAAATCCTAAAG TGTGCGAACGTGTAAAAGAGGCCATATCCATTCTGGAGCGTCAAGAGACGAAGGAACAAACGGGcaaatttttctttgtgcctccatcttattacagcacaAAGCGCAGGATGGAAACCCGATCCCCGTTGATTTGCAACGATCATAATGTCCTTTTCGGGCTCACGTCCAACTTGCGCGAGGCAAAACTTTGCGAACCATTCAGCAACGTGAATGGGAAACTCAAATCATTGATCGCAAAACTCGGCCTCGACGAGGGAGTTGTATCGCAGCAGCTGGAAAAGTGTGCTCATGCcaaaaacaccaacaacaatcTTGGGGACGCTAGTGGATCCTCCCGTATAGAGGCCATTTCGACGCTACCACCTAAACCCGGCAGTACCAGAGTGCGACACGTGATTGAACGGGGTGTCCAAACGGAAGGATACGCCTGTAGCGATTGTGTCGAGCGGACCAGAAAAACCTTCGTTGCAACGGGCTCGCAGACCATGATCGTCGTCAAATGCAAAACGGATGCAGCCAGCCAAACCCCGTCCCAGCTCGGGCAAAATCCGTTCGTGCCCAAAATCACCCTGGAGAATCTCACCACTAGCCAAATCGAAACGATCGAAGCGATCGTGCAGTTCATTCGCACCCGCCACGTGACCGGACCCGTCGATGCTGTGCAGCACGCGCTCAGCAAGGACAGCACGGCACGGACCGTCATGGGACCGACACTATTTCAAAGCGCCCAAAGTGTGATGTCAATGATGACGGAAAATCCACGCCATGCGATGCCACCGCAACCGccgccatcatcatcttcgACGCCGTCGTATGCGTGTTCGGCTGGCAGATATATCGTTAGTTTCCAACAGCATGTACAAACGAGTCGGCCGACCGTGAACAACAACATGCAGCAGCCTCAGATTCCACCTCCGGTCCCACCTACCACCCATGGTGGTCGTTACTTCCAACCGTACAACAATTCCTTGCCGTTTCAACCGGCATGCTATCCGGAGCAGCCATTGTCGAAAAAGGCTAAGAAAAGattgaacaacaaaaacagatAG